One window of Athalia rosae chromosome 2, iyAthRosa1.1, whole genome shotgun sequence genomic DNA carries:
- the LOC125499777 gene encoding uncharacterized protein LOC125499777 — protein MKRRSMSWTHRRWDFSVSTALIVLTLAIFSSATSTGSDDRRLGNDSRGSPKGPESVKTIRESNGAKNNDPGTGSNEESGGTRYGTENRNNPNENNEENSPALNSFLENVLRAKDELKWIDEAVRKKESQDKFLDHVDPEGRAESEYTPSARRYLQESPLNDDYPAIDDSTLRDWTMEEGIQVPDGWFESDDADEEVPRNGWSRSRRGDESPGGLNKIGENRGDGDAESGTPTLESLKRTVLELSRSLGESEGNAEAANEREASRDRERHVEEISGRKEGRAKGEHERDSRGRSYSRAGAGLSSGASWRDDPRSAADIFDFRRRDDDGEESDDEEAEEDPDPEKSGFDYPLRVVKSASGEYEANETDDAGKTANVRVYRRSGFGESSPDFSVGYGYHDAEDHGREKRSGYEENVEEIKEIGEGPDKIGAVGGNDESERNGSLAANATKNDNDSVMLSAAEAKDGNNTERSSEHGEDVKKSVDDNRAALISEGEKSTGVENSVETGNTRADAPLTSTDGERSSVKKVESCDKGDKREPNGSSADEIILEENVHARSKEILKNKQSDENPDANVEETKEVEKSEPTDDAVPKLSANYGKEQKDIEEQRAKVENESHASGSETTKESRNFENVTNVNEELPKNVDSLGTNGKIVEPIEVESELFFNENGLDSDTARSGEDPSTNRGGSQRKLLWLSGDVERETDSKDSEIRDGRRDSAWDQKDDATRSVQRPANLIDSPAASRDSMSSKRRNSKFAKRSSKDARGNKAADSLDHRLEKFKKSPRKFADLSKTARSGARSSKSAANARENSPDEDPLRVALNEEGEADDGGRDHFEVRGRSARVPEGPQRQDRERDPMRDRINMLIKQKLDDRGKGKLTHVKREVRETDPENIEYYDYNSDVNANGNSDRDSAALDYDQKQMSGDQTPPGDQGAILITAQFPVHSTSGYFQGGGDPSATTTTPSNDAQEPMLKKDENAAEELRQETLRAQTNCKPPKQEFISDANLDQPTSNTEKPSPNEIIPENSIPGSKAEDEGVEGVGRNSDDRNDRRDRPAPPAESDSRESELRGVPDGRYRENEDSADRLKSVENVEGKDESKDPLEYSVNVHGKIDPESIDEILGTKSSTNTKNDEEKPDSMKEDTRYDDRNREGEYDSWKYEGFGDRSRSGLEQRPEEEDSDGLEPARTYSVDKKTESRSGWRYGDSARIEEEDNGVQGALSSPQNEFEEKSLRSKDASNFDTARSSSLYRHREARLAEGNIQPPGLGRALENLFSRYLGLS, from the exons ATGAAGAGGCGATCGATGAGTTGGACGCATCGACGATGGGATTTCTCCGTTTCGACCGCCCTAATCGTTCTAACGCTCGCGATATTCTCATCCGCAACCTCGACGGGATCCGACGATCGTCGACTCGGCAACGACTCACGCGGTTCTCCGAAGGGTCCGGAATCGGTGAAAACCATTCGGGAATCGAACGgtgcgaaaaataacgatcctGGAACAGGAAGTAACGAG GAATCCGGGGGTACTCGCTACGGGACGGAGAATCGAAACAATCCGAACGAAAACAACGAGGAGAACAGTCCGGCGTTGAATTCGTTCTTGGAGAATGTACTGCGAGCCAAAGACGAACTCAAATGGATCGATGAAGCggtcagaaaaaaagaatcgcagGATAA ATTTCTGGATCACGTGGATCCCGAGGGTCGTGCGGAATCTGAGTACACTCCGTCCGCACGTCGCTACCTTCAGGAATCACCGTTGAACGACGATTACCCTGCGATCGATGATTCGACGTTGAGGGACTGGACGATGGAAGAAGGAATCCAGGTGCCGGACGGCTGGTTCGAGTCCGACGACGCGGACGAGGAGGTCCCGCGGAACGGTTGGTCCAGGAGCCGTCGCGGAGACGAGTCTCCCGGtgggttgaataaaattgggGAAAATCGGGGGGACGGGGACGCGGAATCCGGCACCCCGACGTTAGAGTCCTTGAAAAGGACCGTTCTGGAGCTGAGCAGGAGTCTCGGCGAAAGTGAGGGGAACGCGGAGGCGGCGAACGAAAGGGAAGCCTCTCGAGATCGGGAACGCCACGTCGAGGAGATCTcgggaagaaaggaaggacGCGCCAAAGGGGAACACGAAAGAGACAGCCGCGGTCGATCGTACTCGAGAGCCGGGGCGGGACTTtcttcag GGGCGAGCTGGCGGGACGATCCGAGATCGGCGGCCGATATATTCGACTTCCGgagacgcgacgacgacggcgaagAATCGGACGACGAAGAGGCGGAGGAGGATCCCGATCCGGAgaaatcagggttcgattatCCGTTGCGGGTAGTGAAAAGTGCGAGCGGAGAATACGAGGCTAATGAAACGGACGACGCGGGTAAAACGGCGAACGTCAGAGTCTACAGGAGATCGGGGTTTGGGGAGTCATCCCCTGATTTTTCCGTGGGGTACGGATACCACGACGCGGAGGATCACGGTCGTGAAAAACGCAGCGGATACGAAGAGAAcgtcgaagaaataaaagagattgGTGAGGGGCCAGATAAGATTGGTGCGGTCGGTGGGAATGACGAAAGCGAGAGGAACGGGAGCCTAGCAGCGAACGCGACTAAAAATGATAACGATTCGGTAATGTTGAGCGCAGCCGAAGCAAAGGATGGAAATAATACGGAACGATCGTCGGAACACGGCGAGGATGTTAAAAAATCGGTCGACGATAACCGCGCGGCGTTAATATCCGAGGGGGAAAAATCCACGGGAGTTGAAAATTCTGTAGAGACCGGAAATACGAGGGCGGATGCCCCGCTAACGTCAACGGATGGAGAAAGATCCTCGGTTAAGAAGGTCGAATCGTGCGATAAAGGAGATAAACGAGAGCCGAATGGATCGTCGGCCGACGAAATTATTTTGGAAGAAAATGTCCACGCCcgatcgaaagagattctGAAAAACAAGCAAAGCGATGAGAACCCAGATGCGAATGTTGAGGAGACGAAAGAGGTGGAAAAATCCGAACCAACGGACGACGCGGTGCCTAAATTATCCGCGAATTACGGTAAGGAACAAAAGGATATCGAGGAACAAAGAGCAAAGGTGGAGAATGAGAGTCACGCGTCAGGTTCGGAGACGACTAAGGAGAgcagaaattttgaaaatgtcaCAAACGTCAATGAAGAGTTACCGAAGAACGTGGATTCTCTGggaacgaatggaaaaatagtGGAGCCGATAGAAGTCGAgagcgaattattttttaacgaaaaCGGCCTCGACTCCGATACCGCACGAAGTGGAGAAGATCCTTCGACGAATCGCGGAGGATCGCAGCGCAAACTTTTATGGTTATCCGGCGATGTGGAGCGTGAAACGGACTCGAAAGATTCCGAAATTCGCGACGGTCGAAGGGACTCCGCTTGGGATCAGAAGGACGACGCGACGAGATCGGTGCAGCGTCCCGCGAATTTAATCGACAGCCCGGCAGCGAGTCGGGATTCGATGTCGAGTAAAAGACGGAACTCGAAGTTCGCCAAGAGGTCGTCGAAGGACGCGCGAGGAAATAAGGCAGCGGATTCCCTGGATCAcagattagaaaaattcaaaaagagcCCGAGAAAGTTCGCCGATCTCTCAAAAACGGCGAGATCTGGAGCGCGGTCATCGAAAAGTGCTGCGAACGCGCGAGAAAATTCTCCGGACGAAGATCCGCTTCGCGTCGCCCTGAACGAGGAAGGGGAAGCCGACGACGGAGGTAGGGACC ATTTCGAAGTTCGAGGCCGCTCGGCGCGAGTTCCCGAAGGTCCTCAACGGCAGGACAGAGAGAGGGACCCGATGAGGGACCGGATAAATATGCTGATCAAGCAGAAGCTGGACGACAGAGGGAAGGGAAAACTGACCCACGTGAAGCGAGAAGTTCGCGAAACTGATCCTGAGAATATCGAGTACTACGACTACAACAGCGACGTTAACGCGAACGGGAATTCGGACCGCGATTCCGCGGCGTTGGACTACGACCAGAAACAAATGTCCGGCGATCAGACCCCTCCGGGCGATCAAGGTGCGATTTTAATTACGGCGCAGTTTCCGGTTCACTCCACTTCGGGGTATTTTCAAGGTGGCGGAGATCCCTCAGCGACGACGACCACCCCCTCGAACGATGCGCAAGAACCGATGCTGAAGAAGGACGAGAACGCCGCGGAGGAATTGAGACAGGAAACACTCCGCGCGCAGACGAACTGCAAACCTCCGAAACAGGAATTCATATCCGACGCGAACCTCGACCAACCGACGTCGAACACCGAAAAACCATCACCCAACGAAATCATACCGGAGAACTCGATACCCGGATCGAAAGCGGAGGACGAGGGTGTCGAGGGTGTCGGACGAAATTCGGACGACAGGAACGACCGTCGCGATCG GCCAGCGCCACCGGCGGAATCGGATAGTCGGGAATCCGAACTGAGGGGAGTTCCGGATGGTCGTTACCGCGAAAACGAAGATTCTGCAGATCGTTTGAAAAGCGTCGAAAACGTCGAGGGGAAGGACGAGTCGAAAGATCCTTTGGAGTACAGCGTAAACGTGCATGGGAAAATTGACCCGGAAtcaatcgacgaaattttggGTACAAAATCGTCGACGAACacaaaaaacgacgaagagaaaCCCGATTCGATGAAGGAGGACACGAG GTACGACGACAGAAATCGCGAGGGCGAGTACGACAGCTGGAAGTACGAAGGTTTCGGCGATCGCTCCCGATCCGGTTTGGAACAAAGACCCGAAGAGGAGGATTCCGACGGACTTGAACCCGCGCGGACTTACAGCGTCGACAAGAAAACGGAATCGCGTAGCGGTTGGCGTTACGGCGATTCGGCCAg GATAGAAGAGGAAGATAATGGTGTTCAGGGCGCTCTTTCATCCCCCCAAAACGAATTCGAAGAGAAATCGCTCCGTTCAAAAGACGCATCGAATTTCGATACCGCTCGTTCTTCGTCGTTGTATCGGCACCGAGAAGCCAGACTTGCCGAAGGTAATATTCAGCCACCTGGACTTGGACGGGCTCTTGAAAATCTCTT